Proteins encoded in a region of the Ptychodera flava strain L36383 chromosome 4, AS_Pfla_20210202, whole genome shotgun sequence genome:
- the LOC139132182 gene encoding allatostatin-A receptor-like produces the protein MDRNASNDTIGSEAAVDQDTGPEWSYVQTTEMIIATIGIVSNFVVILAVLGTSSLRAKLTYKLTVCLAVADFISCVFLIPRSLRGFFPVPNGIGGEIYCRTSKATVLWVSLVASTYSLLAITGERFFAIVYPIAYSARKDNVPAWLIVGAVWLLAFIMQSFNVYNNSYDAAQQNCKYQWPFGEGYQTFAGIGLFFSTYFIPLVFLSAAYYKMLKVLRQNQRRVGSETTSSQPGATKLRARKRVVKMFLVVFLAFAIFWAPNQFLFLIQNFGFRLSSNSATYNFTRIFAGCNSCVNPFIYAVWSRPFRDGIRSIFCRNHSGGDGSDTQTTSNVGQA, from the coding sequence ATGGATCGCAACGCGTCTAACGATACCATCGGCAGTGAAGCAGCGGTAGACCAAGATACAGGTCCGGAATGGAGCTACGTGCAGACTACAGAAATGATCATTGCAACTATCGGCATTGTAAGCAATTTCGTAGTAATCCTGGCGGTGTTAGGAACATCTTCCCTTCGCGCCAAGCTCACGTACAAGTTGACCGTTTGCTTGGCTGTTGCTGACTTCATATCCTGCGTATTTCTGATTCCACGTTCACTGCGGGGATTCTTCCCGGTGCCGAATGGAATCGGCGGGGAAATCTACTGTCGAACTTCCAAAGCAACAGTTCTATGGGTCAGTCTGGTGGCTTCGACGTACAGCCTTTTGGCCATCACAGGGGAGCGCTTCTTTGCAATAGTTTATCCCATCGCGTACAGCGCCAGGAAAGATAATGTCCCTGCATGGCTGATCGTCGGCGCTGTCTGGCTTCTTGCCTTCATCATGCAGAGCTTCAACGTGTACAACAATTCGTACGACGCGGCACAACAAAATTGCAAGTATCAGTGGCCGTTCGGTGAAGGCTACCAGACGTTTGCAGGTATCGGACTTTTCTTCTCCACATACTTTATCCCACTGGTATTTTTATCAGCGGCGTACTACAAGATGTTGAAAGTGCTTAGGCAAAATCAGCGAAGAGTTGGAAGCGAAACTACTAGCAGCCAGCCAGGGGCAACAAAACTCCGCGCTCGGAAGAGGGTTGTCAAGATGTTCCTTGTTGTGTTTTTAGCATTCGCCATATTTTGGGCCCCGAACCAGTTTCTGTTCCTGATACAAAACTTTGGATTTCGTCTGTCAAGCAACAGTGCCACGTACAACTTCACTCGGATTTTCGCCGGCTGTAATTCCTGCGTCAACCCGTTCATTTATGCTGTGTGGAGTAGACCGTTTCGAGACGGCATACGCTCCATTTTCTGCCGAAACCATTCAGGGGGCGATGGATCCGACACACAGACCACCAGCAACGTCGGTCAAGCATAG